The genomic DNA GGGTCGGATGCTCGAACGTAAACGCCCCAGGTTTCTGAAACGATGTAAGCCGGATCAGACAACACCGGAAAACTAAAGCCGCCCAATTCCTGTTCCCTCTGACGAGTGTAGTCAGGCATGTCAGCTGTCTGGCATGTCAGCTGTCTGGCATGTCAGCTGTCAGGATGACGCCATCGAACAACGCCACGTCCGTCAGCAGCTCTGGAAATATCTTTGTGCCAGCGCTGTGTTCAGAACGTTGGACGAATCGCCAATCAGTGGATCACTTTGGTCTGTTCGAATCTCCATCCCCACAACACTCGTTATCGGCTTGCTGTCGCCGGTGCGGCGGGCGCTGGAAAGGGCACCTGAGGAACGGCAACCGTTAAAGTGGCCGAATAGTAGGTGCTGTCATACCCTTCGCCGCTGCGTTCGGGTTCCTGGTGATGAATGACGGCCAGCACCATGTTGGCTTCGGTCGGCGTGAATTCTGCTTCGCCATTGGCATCGGTGCGGCGTTCAAATTTGTCATCAAATTCTTCCGCCAATGCCTGGCCTCGGGGGATAAACGTGACTCTGGCATCCACCAGCGGCTTGTCTTCGAACAGCACGCGAACGCGAATTGGTTTGCCCGGACCACTTTCGGTTACGGGATTCGTCAGCGGCACCAGTTCCAGGGGATGGCCGAGTGCTCGGTCGCAACGCATCAGAGGCCCTTTGGTGGCGGACGGATCGGGACCAACCACGAAGTAGGTTTTGGCACTCTTGATCGCTCGAATCTTTCCGTGCAGCGTGTCCAGTTCATGAGACACCACATGCAAGCCGGGCTTCGTAGTGATGTAAGGCGTGGTCCAGTAGCCCTGCTTTGGTTCGTAGGCCGTGCCGATCAGATTCGGCTTGAGATCGGTGGTGCAGCCGCAGGGCGCTTTCACCGCCAGGGATGCATGATCGAGCGTAATCAAGCTGTGCAGCTTGAAGTCGCGATGACCATTGCCGTGATTGCCTAGTTTCAGATCCACGTGAACGACATTGCCTTCACGAACCTCCGGAGTATTGACTTCGACCCACGTATCGTGAGCCAAGGCCGGAACAGCAATCACGGATGCGCAAATCAACGTAAACAAATTCTTCATGGTCAGTTCTTTCTTCTGAATATTTGTGAGGTTATGGAAACGCTGGGCGGTCAGCATCGAACCGTTGCCCCCGTGGCCGAACGCAATTCGTCATTTCATGAGACTTATGCGGCGTGAAAAGATGGCCATTGCGTGTCAATGAGACTTCCCATCGATCAGTACTCGCCAATCACTTCGCCGCCGCCGCGAGTTCCCAGCGCCTGCCAGGTGGATCGATCGATGTTGTCGCTGATGAAGCGCGCTGAACCGTCAGTCAGCAGCGCTTGTGCTCCACCTGTGTGCAGGCTGCGAGCGGCAAACCAGCCGATGCCATTGCGATGAACGTCGGGATCTTTCCAGTTCGGCGGCACATAGGTGTTGAAGGAACCCGTGTGACCGTGAGACCAGATCCACGACATACCGCGTCGCCCGTCCCAGCGAGGACTGCCGTTGGCGGCTGCCGCGGCGACCGCCAGATCCGGGTTATGGCCGGGGGCTCCGGAAAAGCCCTGACCAGCGGCCAGTAGTCCACCGCCCCCATAACGAGCCATCTGAATCTGAGGATCATCGGGCGTGGCATTCGTACTGTCGATACCGTTGCCTCGACGCGATTCCGAAAACATCACCGTGTTGGATGTTCCGTCCGTCACGTCACGAAACTTCGACGCCGAGGCCCACCAGAACAGGCCGTCCGTGCGAGCTCGAAAATCGTAGTTCGTATTCGTCCCGGAACCCGTACAATAACGATAATTTGTTCCTGCAAACGCCTGATCGGGCAGCGGCAGGTTCGGAATGCCATCGAATACTTCCATTCCGTTATCGCTGGGACACATGTAGAACGGGATGATGGTCTTCGCCGCCATGGTGTGAACCGGATTCAGCGTCTGGCTGCCGCCGGACCCCAGCATCAACGGAGCATCATTGGCAATCAGATTGGCCAGGTTGGCCTGTTCTACAAACGGCAGAATGGCCGCATGTACTGATCGCCCCCAGGTGCTGCTGGCAGCCATTCCAGGGAACAATGAGTAGGTTGATTCATAGTTGTGAATCGCCAACCCAATCTGCTTCAGATTGTTTTTGCATTGCGTTCGCCGAGCCGCCTCCCGCGCCTGCTGTACGGCAGGCAGCAGCAATGCAATCAGGATGGCAATGATCGCAATCACGACCAGAAGTTCAATGAGGGTGAAACCGCGTTTGCGGATTTCTGAATGAAGAAAAGGCATAAGAATAGACTCCCGTCTGTCTGTCGATTCCGAACGGCGAATGTCGCTTTCGATGACAGAACGTTGGTTTTTGAAATGCAAAGTCAGCTGTGAAATCATCGCGCACTGAGATCCTGGATTCGAAGCAGCCGGGGTTGGCACGCTCGCCACAAGCGCAGCGGAAGCTGTGTGGAGAGCGAACCGTGGCAGGCTTGAGCGAGCGCACCAACGCAGGCTGCCCGAATCGGTCAGGACCCAGGGGAAAAGGATTCAGACACAACAAATCTTCGATCTGGGCGGCGAAACGCCACAGAGTCGCAGGCAAAGCCATTGGGCCGCGTACAGCGCCTCGGCTTGGGCGTCATGCGAGCGGGCATGGCCCCCCGGAAGTTGTCCGCGCAGCGTCCGACGCTCCAGGAATGAATGCTCTGAATCCGAAGGGAGGTCAGCAAAGGCGCGGGGGAGGAAGCGGTGCGGGAACACTGAATTCCGGCTGCCGTTCTGACTCAATGGGATTCACACAGTGAATAGGGTCCGTGGACTGAATTTCGGAGCGGAGATCCCGAACGAAGGCGGGCGTCAGTACCGACATCCAGAACATCATGTTCCCATGGCACCTGGCAGCTTCAATGGCAGTCACCCATTTGGTGCGTGATTTCTTTGAACGCAGCGACTTTCGGCCATCGGTCGATGTGATCTTTACAGCATGCTCTGGCCTCCTGCGTGAGCAGCAGCTCGAAGATTGCCGGGAGATGCATGCACGCTTTGCCGCGGTGTTCATTATCGGGATGCCCCCGGTAGCGGAGATCTGTGACTCGGACTTAAGAGCACACTCGATTCTTCTGAGGTCGTTGTGACGTTGACAACAGACTTCCGCATGTGCCCCTGTATTCTTTGTGGCGCATCTGCTGCAGGCCTGCTGTGCGGCTCTATTCTCCTCAGCGCGGCAGCAGGAGGACGTTGTGGCGGCAGAGCAATCCTCGCTTAACCCTTCCGACAGCCTCTCCGCATTCGCAGCCTCAATGACAAAGCCTGGAACTGTAACTCCGTGTTTTTTGGCCCAGGCCACCTTTTCCTGATTCGAAAAACAACAGCATTCCTTCCAGCATTGATCGGCCGACATGCAACCGCAGGCGCGATTCGCACAGGGAAATGGCCGGGACGTATCTTTGGTGTTGCCGCCGCGCGCGAGCTCGGTTGGTCGGGACAGGCTGAATGGGAGGGGCAGCATCAGAGCCATCAACGAAAACAAGACCGTCAGGCAAACCAGCCCGCGGCCTCTCGATCTTCGAATGATGCGAATCCAATGGAACATGACTGCTTTCTGCCAGCCAGCAAGGACTGGGAAGCTCACCGATTCGCTCTCCACAGGGATCATGCTAGCGGCTCAGATGTCGTTTCATGTGGGTGAGCGTTGCCTGCGGTCAGAGTTTCCCGTGAGTGGGAGCCTTTGGCGGTGGGCAGAGAACATCATTGGCAATCACGTGAGCCGGATTTGTCTGTTCCAGAAACGGCAATATGGCGGCATGCACCAATCGTCTCAGGTACTGTTCGCGGGGAATGGTAGATTCATCGCTCTGAATCGCCAGTCCAATCTGCTTTCAGATTGTTTTTGGACTGCGTTTGCCGAGTCTCCTCGCGAGCCTTCTGCGCAGTAGCAGCAGCACATCAGCAAAGAGCGAGCAGCAGTCAAGCCATCAGGATGGCCATGATCGCAATCATGACCAGAAGTCGTTTCCATAAACCTGAGCAACCCAATGAGTCGGCCAGCGACGGTAGTCAACCACGGCTTCTGCGGTCCCCTGCCTATCCATCGAGCTACCCATCGAGCTACCAACAGAGCCTGGCTGGTCTTGTGACGGCTTCCGGAAAGAGACTATTGAATTCGCAAACGGCTACTCTGTCTGCGTCGAAGCATCAGAATTCGCCTCCCGGGAATAATCGAGCGTGAAGAATCGGTTCTCGAAACTCAGCTCCACTCGCTTCTCTGACGCGAAAATCTTCATCCAGTGATAATTCAGTGCACGACCAACATTCGATGCTTCCGGACCAAGGTCGACGTCTTTTCCGGTACGAACATCCACAACCTTTGCAGAATAAACTGACACTCGGGCGAAACCATCTTCCCGAAGCTGACTTGCTCGTGCCAGCAAAACCATCACTGGGCCGCTGGGAAGAATTGGCCCCGGCATTGCCTTCAAAGAGCGTAGAAAATAGTGCCCCAGAGGCTCATCCCATGCAAGTTGAAAACCGTTGCGGTTGATTGCATACATCCTGCCAAAGACATGAAGCCCCTCCGACACAGGGTCCAGGTCCAGAGAGGGATCTTCGACGGCCTCCGGTAAGACGACCAGTTGGTCACGATATGGCCGCAGGTACAGATTGCGAGGCTCAGGAACCGCAGTCACATCAATCGAAGCCAGCTCCGTACCTGTATCCACGCGCAACAGTTTCAGAGTCTTTCCCTCGCAGATGACCGCCATCATGTCTTCCGAGATATTTGAAAAAACAGAATCCTGCGGAAGACTGACTTCCCAGACCAACTCATCCGTCAGCATCTGCCGACACTGGATGGAAGCTGACGTGAACCCCTGTCGAAACACGATGCAGCAGTCCTGGATCACTGCAATACGCCAGTAGAGATTCTGGCCGGGTTCCTGATCCACATCGCGAACGGATGAACCGACATTCTCGTTGGCGTCCATCCACCAGTCGGGAATCGGAGACACTCCATGCAGCTGACCATCTGTCAGACTCCGGTGTTCGATGCGACGTTCACCTTCAGAAAGTATCAACAAAGAATCATTGTTCGACATGAGTCTGCTGTCGGGAGCGATCCGCGAGAGTTGCCACTTTTGCTTGCCGGTGACAGTATCAAAAACCACTAACTGTCGACCGGAAATCACTGGCAACGCTTCCGGCGTGACCGGTCCTGCAGGGTACATGCCGGATGGCTGCGGTGAATAGCTGACGATTCTCTGCCAGCCAGGGACGAACTGCCGTGTCAGGCTGTTTCCCTGCGAATCTGTAAGATCCGATAAATCCAGTTGCCAGAGTACCTGAGGGCTGATTTCAGGATCCGGAGAGGACGTGTCCAGAACAAACATTTGTTCGAAGGTTTTCAACACAACAATGTGTCCGGTCACCATTGCGTAACAATCGGAAATCTGGTGCATTCCGGTCGGCAAAGTTTTTCCAGGTGAAAAGCTCCAGAGCAGCTGTCCGTCTGCATTGACCGCTTTCACCTCCGTGCTGTTGGCCTCCTGAAACAAACTACAGCCTCGATAGATTCCTGGAGCACCGAAGATAGGGATCATCAGTTGCGGCCCGTCCAGCACAGGCGAAGGCTGCGGGAGCATTGATCTTTCATCCGATGCCA from Planctomycetaceae bacterium includes the following:
- a CDS encoding DUF4198 domain-containing protein — protein: MKNLFTLICASVIAVPALAHDTWVEVNTPEVREGNVVHVDLKLGNHGNGHRDFKLHSLITLDHASLAVKAPCGCTTDLKPNLIGTAYEPKQGYWTTPYITTKPGLHVVSHELDTLHGKIRAIKSAKTYFVVGPDPSATKGPLMRCDRALGHPLELVPLTNPVTESGPGKPIRVRVLFEDKPLVDARVTFIPRGQALAEEFDDKFERRTDANGEAEFTPTEANMVLAVIHHQEPERSGEGYDSTYYSATLTVAVPQVPFPAPAAPATASR
- a CDS encoding DUF1559 domain-containing protein, which codes for MPFLHSEIRKRGFTLIELLVVIAIIAILIALLLPAVQQAREAARRTQCKNNLKQIGLAIHNYESTYSLFPGMAASSTWGRSVHAAILPFVEQANLANLIANDAPLMLGSGGSQTLNPVHTMAAKTIIPFYMCPSDNGMEVFDGIPNLPLPDQAFAGTNYRYCTGSGTNTNYDFRARTDGLFWWASASKFRDVTDGTSNTVMFSESRRGNGIDSTNATPDDPQIQMARYGGGGLLAAGQGFSGAPGHNPDLAVAAAAANGSPRWDGRRGMSWIWSHGHTGSFNTYVPPNWKDPDVHRNGIGWFAARSLHTGGAQALLTDGSARFISDNIDRSTWQALGTRGGGEVIGEY